The genomic region TCATAATTGCCCGCTTTAAATTTTGTAATAGCATCATCTATTAAATTTTTTCTTCGGAAAGGAGTTGTAGGTTGTAGTAAACAAATAGCATCAATATTTTGGCCTTCTTCTAGTAAATTTTGAAGTTGTTCTTTAATTACAGTAATACTGGTAGTATCATCTTGTGCGAGTTGAAAAGGTCTTCTGTAATTTTCAATAGAATATTTTTGGCCTTCGCGAAGAATATTTTCATCTTCAGAATTAAGGAAAACTTTAGTTAGATAATTACTTTCCAGAGCACTTTCAATCGTATACGCGATTAATGGCCTGCGGCCTAAAGTTTTTATATTTTTACCTGGAATACCTTTACTGCCTCCCCGTGCAGGAATGATGCCTATTATATTCAAAAATTAAAATTAACTATGGGTTTGCTTAAATCTCTTTGCTCTTTATCACGAATATAGTCTATAATCATTCCTTGTTCAAAATTCTTGTAAATTTCCTTCAAAATAGAAATATTAAGATCTTTTATCCTAAGCTCTTTCCCTGATTTTGACTGTTTTTTTAAGTCAATTTTTCCCGAATTATAATCTTGTAGAATTTTTGGTAGTAATTTCCCTGCTTTTAGAATCACTTTATTTCCAGTCGTATGCATATCGTCTTTTACTTCAATTTCTGGTCGTAGCTGGCAAAGAATAGCACCGGCATCGACTTTTTCTGAGGCAATATGGATCGTAGCGCCCACACATTCTGGTTCTTTATAATAAAAAGGGAATAAATTTGTGGCCGATCCTTTGTAATATGGAGAAAGCCCTAAATGTAGGTTAATAAACTTATTAGGGAATAAATTGAGTATATCTCTCTTGATAATGCTGGTGCCAAACAGAATAATAAAATCAGGTCTAATCTCTTTTAATTTTTCTTGAACTAATTCAGAATTAATTTTTCCATGCTCCAAGGATAACAATTCTACATTTTCAGGAAATTCGATGTCTTTAAAAAATTGCTTTTCTGAGTTTTCTCTAAGCTTGAAATGATTTTTCCAAAAAAGCGTGTCTTCATCATTTAAACCATTATTTTTAGTGATCGAAACACTCTTTTTTTCGTCTACAATTAATTGAAGAGAAGTATGTTCAGCCAATTCTTTAGCAATGTATTTGTGACGTTTTGCATCACTGGTAAATAGCACTGTTTTCATACCAATATCTGTAATTTGGTTTAGAAAATAATTTATTTTCTTTAAATAGGTTTCCTTTACCTAATGGAAGATCGTTCGCATCGTATCTTGATATTAGCAACGAATCTTCTTGTAAGTCTGCCGTTAACGCCCTTTCCATTGTAAACCCTAGCTTAAATTTATTTTCTTTGGCAATCTTCGAAACTTTTTGACAGGCAGAAAAAGAGCCATAGGGATAGCTTATAGCATCAAGTTTATGACCCAATAAAGAATTAAAAAATAATTGAGAATCTTTTAAATCCTGAGATATAATCTCCTTATCAAACTCTCCCAAAGGTATATGTTGGTGAGCATGCGATCCCAAATTATGATTTTTGTCTAAATCAATAAGCATATCTCTGGTCATATATAATTCTTCAAAAACTTTAGATTCATCGAAATATTCGTGAAATAGCGGATCAATAAGTGATTCTAGTTGTTTGAAATTAAGTTTGAAATTCAAAAGATATTTCAGCTTAGCTGTATCAGTATCATCATAGTTATAATGCTTAATTGCTAACAGGTTCTCTTCCGGGGAAAGGTTTAAGGCAGTTCGGCGATTAATAATTTCTGAACTTAGTACCGATCTTAGCAAATGAATCTTATGAACCATTGATACTTTTTGGTTACTGAAATTCCAGCTATTTACAAAAAAGATAAAAGGAATCCCCATTTCATCCAATATGGGTTTTGCGATTTCATATTGTTCTTTTAAGCCATCGTCAAAGGTAATTAGGATATAATTCTTTTTAAGTGGTTGCCCAATTTTTTGCAGAAGCTCAGGCTGACTTATAAACTCCCCATACTTCGATAAAGTTTCCAGCTGTATTTTAAATTTAGAGGGCGTAAATCCAAAAATACTAGGGTATTTTGCTTTAAAATCAGTTCTTATATAATGATAATTGCCAACACAAAGCATCTTAATACGTAATTGTTTTGCTAAAACTAAGTTCGGTTTTGGCTAAAATATCAGCTATTTTTTT from Zunongwangia profunda SM-A87 harbors:
- a CDS encoding acylneuraminate cytidylyltransferase family protein, whose product is MNIIGIIPARGGSKGIPGKNIKTLGRRPLIAYTIESALESNYLTKVFLNSEDENILREGQKYSIENYRRPFQLAQDDTTSITVIKEQLQNLLEEGQNIDAICLLQPTTPFRRKNLIDDAITKFKAGNYDSLISVREIPHEYNPYWAFSDRDGTLELTVEREQIVSRRQDLPKTYHRDGAIYITKTEVILEQNSFFGTKTGFIDTTEDPHVNLDTMEDWKKAEELIKRLK
- a CDS encoding formyltransferase family protein, producing MKTVLFTSDAKRHKYIAKELAEHTSLQLIVDEKKSVSITKNNGLNDEDTLFWKNHFKLRENSEKQFFKDIEFPENVELLSLEHGKINSELVQEKLKEIRPDFIILFGTSIIKRDILNLFPNKFINLHLGLSPYYKGSATNLFPFYYKEPECVGATIHIASEKVDAGAILCQLRPEIEVKDDMHTTGNKVILKAGKLLPKILQDYNSGKIDLKKQSKSGKELRIKDLNISILKEIYKNFEQGMIIDYIRDKEQRDLSKPIVNFNF
- a CDS encoding polysaccharide deacetylase family protein is translated as MLCVGNYHYIRTDFKAKYPSIFGFTPSKFKIQLETLSKYGEFISQPELLQKIGQPLKKNYILITFDDGLKEQYEIAKPILDEMGIPFIFFVNSWNFSNQKVSMVHKIHLLRSVLSSEIINRRTALNLSPEENLLAIKHYNYDDTDTAKLKYLLNFKLNFKQLESLIDPLFHEYFDESKVFEELYMTRDMLIDLDKNHNLGSHAHQHIPLGEFDKEIISQDLKDSQLFFNSLLGHKLDAISYPYGSFSACQKVSKIAKENKFKLGFTMERALTADLQEDSLLISRYDANDLPLGKGNLFKENKLFSKPNYRYWYENSAIYQ